A single region of the Longimicrobium sp. genome encodes:
- a CDS encoding carotenoid biosynthesis protein has product MRDTGMANGGAGERAARFALWALYGFTALAVAGFATFGTHPALLARFPGAAGFYGVAFTFFSRAQILLAAAALALFLSVHAGRRWTGAFLLLYLVSLSSELMGTTVGLPFGPYSYTDALGPKWFGHVPLLIPLSWFFMAVPSYALAGILIPIGSRPWRRVLLASFVLLSWDLALDPAMSHATAYWVWGAPGPYYGMPLLNLFGWYATGLALMGALATVRADRWIARLPAGWLAGFYAANLLLPLGMIMARGFWPAALVTLAALGAAALLARAMAPRRPGLSMTEAAA; this is encoded by the coding sequence TTGAGGGACACGGGCATGGCGAACGGCGGGGCGGGGGAGCGCGCGGCGAGGTTCGCGCTGTGGGCGCTGTATGGCTTCACCGCGCTGGCGGTGGCGGGCTTCGCCACGTTCGGAACGCATCCGGCGCTGCTGGCGCGCTTTCCGGGCGCGGCGGGGTTCTACGGCGTCGCCTTCACCTTCTTCTCCCGCGCGCAGATCCTGCTGGCCGCGGCGGCGCTCGCGCTCTTCCTTTCCGTCCACGCCGGGCGGCGGTGGACCGGCGCGTTCCTCCTTCTCTACCTCGTCTCCCTCTCCAGCGAGCTGATGGGGACCACGGTTGGGCTCCCCTTCGGCCCGTACTCCTACACGGACGCGCTGGGGCCGAAGTGGTTCGGGCACGTGCCGCTTCTCATCCCGCTCAGCTGGTTCTTCATGGCGGTGCCGTCGTACGCGCTGGCGGGAATCCTCATCCCCATCGGCTCGCGGCCGTGGCGGCGCGTGCTGCTGGCGTCGTTCGTCCTGCTGAGCTGGGACCTGGCGCTGGACCCGGCGATGAGCCACGCCACCGCGTACTGGGTGTGGGGCGCGCCCGGACCGTACTACGGGATGCCGCTGCTGAACCTGTTCGGCTGGTACGCCACCGGGCTGGCGCTGATGGGCGCGCTGGCCACCGTCCGCGCGGACCGGTGGATCGCGCGGCTGCCGGCCGGGTGGCTGGCCGGCTTCTATGCGGCCAACCTGCTGCTGCCGCTGGGGATGATCATGGCGCGCGGGTTCTGGCCCGCCGCGCTGGTTACGCTCGCCGCCCTGGGCGCCGCCGCGCTGCTGGCGCGGGCGATGGCGCCGCGGCGCCCCGGCCTCTCGATGACGGAGGCCGCCGCGTGA